In Streptomyces nojiriensis, one genomic interval encodes:
- a CDS encoding sensor histidine kinase has translation MPPTEEHPVHTAPPPRDDTRTLATVAHTAFFLLLGASLVRFLLRHPGEPRTPWILALSITLALLYVLGPALGAAPTARRLLWLGLVVTTWMVLVVLAPSFAWCAVPLFFTALRTLPPRAAIVLVALLTGFVVIAQLQLAKSFDPNLLLAPPAVAALATAVFVHMERQAQAQRTLIDDLIRTRRELAATERREGTLAERQRLSMEIHDTLAQNLSSQQMLLQAADRTWDTDPATARAHVRTATGIAAHGLAEARRLVHDLAPPELADGAGLAEALRSLDAGPDIEVRFHLEGTPAPLPDRVQSALLRIAQGALANVREHSGARTAALTLSFLGDQVVLDIADDGHGFSEPRTGPGTAGRGHGLPAMRARVRQLGGTLTIESTPGEGTVLSAAIPLEPAP, from the coding sequence ATGCCCCCGACCGAGGAGCACCCCGTGCACACCGCCCCGCCACCGCGCGACGACACCCGCACGCTGGCCACGGTCGCCCACACCGCGTTCTTCCTCCTCCTCGGCGCCTCCCTGGTCCGCTTCCTCCTCCGCCACCCCGGCGAACCCCGCACCCCGTGGATCCTCGCCCTCAGCATCACCCTGGCCCTGCTCTACGTGCTCGGCCCCGCCCTCGGCGCCGCCCCCACCGCCCGCCGGCTGCTGTGGCTCGGCCTGGTCGTCACCACCTGGATGGTCCTGGTCGTCCTCGCGCCGAGCTTCGCCTGGTGCGCCGTACCGCTGTTCTTCACCGCCCTGCGCACCCTCCCGCCCCGCGCCGCCATCGTCCTCGTGGCCCTCCTCACCGGCTTCGTGGTGATCGCCCAGCTCCAGCTGGCCAAGTCCTTCGACCCCAACCTCCTCCTGGCCCCGCCCGCCGTCGCCGCCCTCGCCACCGCCGTCTTCGTCCACATGGAACGCCAGGCCCAGGCCCAGCGCACCCTCATCGACGACCTGATCCGCACCCGCCGCGAGCTGGCCGCCACCGAACGCCGCGAAGGCACCCTCGCCGAGCGGCAGCGGCTGTCCATGGAGATCCACGACACCCTCGCCCAGAACCTCTCCAGCCAGCAGATGCTGCTGCAGGCCGCGGACCGCACCTGGGACACCGACCCGGCCACCGCCCGCGCGCACGTCCGTACCGCCACCGGCATCGCCGCACACGGCCTCGCCGAAGCCCGCCGGCTCGTCCACGACCTGGCCCCGCCCGAGCTCGCCGACGGCGCCGGCCTCGCCGAAGCCCTGCGCTCCCTCGACGCCGGCCCGGACATCGAGGTCCGCTTCCACCTCGAAGGCACCCCGGCCCCGCTCCCCGACCGCGTCCAGTCCGCCCTGCTGCGCATAGCCCAGGGCGCGCTGGCCAACGTCCGCGAGCACTCCGGCGCCCGTACGGCCGCCCTCACCCTGAGCTTCCTGGGCGACCAGGTCGTCCTGGACATCGCCGACGACGGCCACGGCTTCAGCGAACCCCGCACCGGCCCCGGCACCGCCGGACGCGGCCACGGCCTCCCGGCCATGCGGGCCCGCGTCCGCCAGCTCGGCGGCACCCTGACGATCGAATCCACGCCGGGCGAGGGCACCGTCCTCTCCGCGGCCATCCCCCTGGAGCCGGCCCCATGA
- the cdgB gene encoding diguanylate cyclase CdgB, which yields METESEPYVRLATLRQLHRVVAELNTARSLADTLQTVVDGIVVGLGYELACVNLVRPDGDLVVAAFAGDPAAEALITGRVGSRASWERRLTMGENWDGLRFIPHTEGWVLMEDDVPQWHTDGPDPRFEDEWHPEDRLYAPMYASGGELLGVISVDRPRNGRRPGAWGREALQMYAFQAAIAISNARLRANMQRALVRLEREQQALRASEESFRQAFEYAPSGMAIAEMGGDQHGRLLRTNDALCRLLGRPASVLRRYSFSDLVHPEDIGTLLRTSAEGGRAELRLGRRDGTYVWVSLRNSVVADAADGPRFLLTHVEDIEERKRHELQLAHRASHDSLTGLPNSAELRARLGARLCRRPQSVRASAIEALDAAFEGRDGYDGHAAHGAHGGHAAHAGHDGHPVGAEAGGAGEHGFHADGPDRYTGADPFEFPGAPPGPSDGPYDHHVHTVAPATDIDDGTKGLAVLFCDLDGFKSINDRFGHHTGDAVLIEVARRLTTGVRDGDTVARLGGDEFVVLADGLGAADAADLAVRLRNAIIPPIRVDGRAVRVGASFGIGWASCGMSADEVLRSADQRMYIEKRSRSKAHRRAG from the coding sequence ATGGAGACCGAGTCGGAGCCGTACGTCCGTCTTGCGACCCTGCGGCAGCTGCACCGGGTGGTGGCCGAGCTCAATACGGCCCGGAGCCTGGCGGACACTCTGCAGACCGTCGTGGACGGCATCGTCGTGGGGCTCGGCTACGAACTCGCCTGTGTCAACCTCGTTCGCCCGGACGGTGATCTCGTCGTCGCCGCCTTCGCCGGTGATCCTGCTGCGGAGGCCCTCATCACCGGCCGCGTCGGCTCCCGCGCCTCCTGGGAACGCCGCCTGACGATGGGTGAGAACTGGGACGGGCTCAGGTTCATCCCGCACACCGAGGGCTGGGTCCTCATGGAGGACGACGTCCCCCAGTGGCACACCGACGGCCCCGATCCGCGGTTCGAGGACGAGTGGCACCCCGAGGACCGGCTCTACGCCCCCATGTACGCGTCCGGCGGGGAACTTCTGGGTGTCATTTCGGTGGACAGACCGCGCAACGGCCGCCGGCCCGGTGCCTGGGGCCGCGAAGCGCTCCAGATGTACGCCTTCCAGGCGGCGATTGCGATCAGCAATGCCAGGCTCCGGGCGAACATGCAGCGCGCCCTCGTCCGGCTGGAGCGCGAGCAGCAGGCGCTGCGGGCCAGTGAAGAGTCGTTCCGCCAGGCCTTCGAGTACGCGCCCAGCGGCATGGCCATCGCCGAGATGGGCGGCGACCAGCACGGCCGGCTGCTGCGGACCAACGACGCGCTGTGCCGGCTGCTGGGCCGGCCCGCCTCCGTCCTGCGCCGCTACTCCTTCTCCGACCTGGTCCACCCCGAGGACATCGGCACCCTGCTGCGCACCTCCGCCGAGGGCGGCCGCGCCGAGCTGCGGCTGGGCCGCCGCGACGGCACGTATGTGTGGGTCTCGCTGCGCAACTCCGTCGTCGCCGACGCCGCCGACGGACCCCGGTTCCTGCTCACGCACGTCGAGGACATCGAGGAGCGCAAGCGGCACGAGCTCCAGCTCGCCCACCGCGCCAGCCACGACTCGCTGACGGGCCTGCCCAACAGCGCCGAGCTGCGCGCGCGGCTCGGCGCCCGGCTGTGCCGTCGGCCACAGTCCGTACGGGCCAGCGCGATCGAGGCGCTGGACGCGGCCTTCGAGGGGCGCGACGGATACGACGGGCATGCGGCGCACGGGGCGCACGGGGGTCATGCGGCGCACGCGGGGCACGACGGGCACCCGGTGGGCGCGGAGGCGGGTGGTGCCGGTGAGCACGGGTTTCATGCCGATGGGCCCGACCGGTACACCGGCGCCGACCCCTTCGAATTCCCCGGGGCGCCGCCCGGCCCGTCGGACGGTCCGTACGACCACCACGTGCACACCGTGGCGCCCGCGACCGACATCGACGACGGGACGAAGGGGCTCGCGGTCCTCTTCTGCGACCTGGACGGCTTCAAGTCGATCAACGACCGGTTCGGTCACCACACGGGCGACGCGGTCCTGATCGAGGTGGCCCGGCGGCTGACGACGGGCGTCAGGGACGGTGACACCGTCGCCCGGCTGGGTGGTGATGAATTCGTCGTCCTGGCCGACGGGCTGGGCGCCGCCGACGCCGCCGACCTCGCGGTCCGCCTGCGCAACGCGATCATCCCGCCGATCCGGGTGGACGGCCGTGCGGTGCGGGTCGGGGCCAGTTTCGGCATCGGCTGGGCCAGCTGCGGGATGTCCGCCGACGAGGTGCTGCGCTCCGCCGACCAGCGGATGTACATCGAGAAAAGGTCCCGGTCGAAGGCCCATCGCAGGGCCGGCTGA
- the arfB gene encoding alternative ribosome rescue aminoacyl-tRNA hydrolase ArfB, producing the protein MPGPYVIRGSVVLPEGELAWRFSRSSGPGGQHVNTSDSRVELLFDLAATKALPEVWKERALERLAAKLVDGVVTVRASEHRSQLRNREMALVRLASLLAEATAPPPKQRRATKIPRGINERRLREKKARAETKRGRTGRDW; encoded by the coding sequence ATGCCTGGTCCTTATGTCATCCGCGGTTCTGTCGTGCTCCCCGAGGGGGAGCTCGCCTGGCGGTTCTCGCGGTCCTCGGGGCCGGGTGGTCAGCACGTGAACACCTCGGACTCGCGCGTGGAGCTGCTGTTCGACCTGGCGGCCACCAAGGCGCTGCCCGAGGTGTGGAAGGAGCGGGCGCTGGAGCGGCTCGCGGCGAAGCTGGTGGACGGCGTGGTGACCGTACGGGCCTCCGAGCACCGCTCGCAGCTGCGCAACCGGGAGATGGCGCTGGTCCGGCTGGCCTCGCTGCTGGCCGAGGCGACGGCGCCGCCGCCGAAGCAGCGCCGGGCGACGAAGATCCCGCGCGGGATCAATGAGCGCCGGCTGCGCGAGAAGAAGGCACGGGCCGAGACCAAGCGCGGCCGTACGGGCCGGGACTGGTAG
- a CDS encoding flavin reductase family protein, producing the protein MSRLAAGVCLITAHEPPLTADGPRGEDVGMTATAFMSVSLDPPLVLVSLREGSRMDDLLAEQPLWAVSVLADHQLQVAGRFAMKGRISDRLLFADLSYVRGEASGAPLLSGALATLECRTENRVEAGDHTLVVGRVLTAGLPSPDGQPLTYFRGRYRHLGS; encoded by the coding sequence ATGTCCCGGCTGGCGGCGGGCGTGTGCCTGATCACCGCGCACGAGCCCCCGCTGACGGCGGACGGCCCGCGCGGCGAGGACGTCGGCATGACGGCGACCGCCTTCATGTCCGTGTCCCTGGACCCGCCGCTGGTCCTGGTGAGCCTGCGCGAGGGCTCCCGGATGGACGACCTGCTGGCGGAACAGCCCCTGTGGGCGGTGTCGGTCCTCGCCGACCACCAGCTCCAGGTGGCGGGCCGCTTCGCGATGAAGGGCCGCATCAGCGACCGGCTGCTCTTCGCCGACCTGTCGTACGTACGCGGCGAGGCCTCCGGCGCACCCCTGCTGAGCGGCGCCCTGGCCACCCTGGAATGCCGTACGGAGAACCGCGTCGAGGCCGGCGACCACACCCTGGTCGTCGGCCGGGTCCTGACGGCCGGCCTGCCGTCCCCCGACGGACAGCCGCTGACGTACTTCCGCGGGCGCTACCGGCACCTGGGCTCGTAA
- a CDS encoding CBM35 domain-containing protein — translation MTTPANNGPHGGANKPEDDDPFGYLYEDGQAAGATPPTSGGGYGYPGASAGGHPGPQPGVPRTSHHQVRTVGERRNGGQRGPVPQQQGPGYQAQYQAPEALQAGGYGVPAQQTQTVAQPGGHGGGHGGGRGGGGGSSRRGLLIAAVAVVAVVVVGIVAALQFGDKDKGKGKDEASTGGGQQSAAPQNPASPAPSAKPSQAQLPKADFAGSGMSLTGGAMLQNTVPGAKSEGGQYVGGLNTPGAAATWSLEVPKAGKYKLKMTYGVPGKDANTTLTINGEAQTRPVNMANFSKAAAGDWAKGWTNTYSLVDLKQGANTIKISCEAGNQCEVVLDQLWLEQG, via the coding sequence ATGACGACGCCCGCGAACAACGGCCCGCACGGTGGGGCGAACAAGCCCGAGGACGACGATCCGTTCGGCTACCTCTACGAGGACGGCCAGGCGGCCGGAGCCACCCCGCCCACGTCGGGCGGTGGATACGGGTACCCCGGAGCGTCGGCGGGCGGTCACCCCGGTCCCCAGCCCGGCGTCCCCCGCACCTCGCACCACCAGGTGCGTACGGTCGGCGAGCGCAGGAACGGCGGCCAGCGCGGACCCGTCCCGCAGCAGCAGGGCCCTGGCTACCAGGCCCAGTACCAGGCCCCGGAAGCGCTCCAGGCGGGCGGCTACGGCGTTCCGGCGCAGCAGACGCAGACGGTCGCGCAGCCGGGCGGTCACGGCGGCGGTCACGGCGGCGGTCGTGGCGGCGGCGGTGGCTCCAGCCGCCGTGGCCTGCTGATCGCTGCCGTCGCGGTGGTCGCCGTGGTCGTGGTCGGCATCGTCGCGGCGCTGCAGTTCGGTGACAAGGACAAGGGCAAGGGCAAGGACGAGGCCTCCACGGGCGGCGGCCAGCAGTCGGCGGCCCCCCAGAACCCGGCCAGCCCGGCCCCGAGCGCGAAGCCGTCGCAGGCTCAGCTGCCCAAGGCGGACTTTGCCGGCAGCGGCATGTCCCTCACGGGCGGTGCGATGCTGCAGAACACGGTGCCGGGCGCGAAGAGCGAGGGCGGCCAGTACGTGGGCGGTCTCAACACGCCGGGCGCGGCGGCCACCTGGTCGCTGGAGGTACCCAAGGCGGGCAAGTACAAGCTGAAGATGACCTACGGGGTGCCGGGCAAGGACGCCAACACCACGCTGACCATCAACGGCGAGGCGCAGACCCGGCCGGTCAACATGGCGAACTTCTCCAAGGCCGCCGCGGGCGACTGGGCCAAGGGCTGGACCAACACCTACTCGCTGGTGGACCTCAAGCAGGGCGCCAACACGATCAAGATCTCGTGCGAGGCGGGCAATCAGTGTGAGGTCGTCCTCGACCAGCTCTGGCTGGAGCAGGGCTGA
- a CDS encoding TerD family protein, translating to MAVSLSKGGNVSLSKEAPGLAAVTVGLGWDVRTTTGVDFDLDASAIAVNPTGKVVSDGHFVFFNNKSTPDQTIVHTGDNRTGEGAGDDEAINVNLAGLPADVDKIVFPVSIYDAEARSQNFGQVRNAYIRVVNQAGGAEIARYDLSEDAATETAMVFGELYRNGAEWKFRAVGQGYASGLTGIAQDFGVNV from the coding sequence ATGGCTGTCAGCCTGTCCAAGGGCGGCAACGTCTCGCTCTCGAAGGAGGCCCCGGGCCTCGCTGCCGTCACGGTCGGCCTCGGCTGGGACGTCCGTACGACCACCGGTGTCGACTTCGACCTCGATGCCTCGGCCATCGCGGTCAACCCGACGGGCAAGGTCGTCTCCGACGGCCACTTCGTCTTCTTCAACAACAAGTCCACCCCGGACCAGACCATCGTCCACACCGGTGACAACCGCACCGGCGAGGGCGCGGGCGACGACGAGGCCATCAACGTCAACCTCGCCGGCCTCCCGGCCGACGTGGACAAGATCGTCTTCCCGGTCTCCATCTACGACGCCGAGGCCCGCAGCCAGAACTTCGGCCAGGTCCGCAACGCGTACATCCGCGTCGTGAACCAGGCCGGCGGCGCCGAGATCGCCCGCTACGACCTCTCCGAGGACGCGGCGACCGAGACCGCCATGGTCTTCGGCGAGCTCTACCGCAACGGCGCCGAGTGGAAGTTCCGCGCGGTCGGCCAGGGTTACGCCTCCGGCCTCACCGGCATCGCGCAGGACTTCGGCGTCAACGTCTAA
- a CDS encoding pentapeptide repeat-containing protein, translated as MARNGQQETVKAARRPELRLPELTVWEGGGLEPDGDYDGLEFADLDLAGQEGIGSRFMDCAVRRCALDEAGLAKARVLDSVLEGVRGVGTDLSGASLRDVEVVDARLGGVQLHGAVLERVVVRGGKLDYLNLRKARLKDVVFEGCVLVEPDFAGAVLERVEFRDCALRGVDFSGVRMADVDLREASVLEIARGVEALAGAVISPAQLFDLAPALASRLGVRVVP; from the coding sequence ATGGCGCGCAACGGGCAGCAGGAGACGGTCAAGGCGGCGCGGCGGCCGGAGCTGAGGCTGCCGGAGCTGACGGTGTGGGAGGGGGGCGGGCTGGAGCCGGACGGGGACTACGACGGGCTGGAGTTCGCGGATCTCGACCTGGCGGGGCAGGAGGGGATCGGGTCCCGGTTCATGGACTGCGCGGTGCGGCGGTGTGCGCTGGACGAGGCGGGGCTGGCGAAGGCGCGGGTCCTGGATTCGGTGCTGGAGGGGGTCCGGGGGGTGGGGACGGACCTGTCGGGGGCCTCGCTGCGGGACGTGGAGGTGGTGGACGCGCGGTTGGGCGGGGTGCAGCTGCACGGGGCGGTGCTGGAGCGGGTGGTGGTCCGCGGGGGCAAGCTCGACTACCTGAACCTGCGGAAGGCGCGTCTCAAGGACGTGGTCTTCGAGGGGTGTGTGCTGGTGGAGCCGGACTTCGCGGGAGCGGTGCTGGAGCGGGTGGAGTTCCGGGACTGCGCGCTGCGGGGGGTGGACTTCAGCGGGGTGCGGATGGCGGACGTGGATCTGCGGGAGGCGTCCGTGCTGGAGATCGCGCGGGGGGTGGAGGCGCTGGCCGGGGCGGTGATCAGCCCGGCGCAGCTGTTCGATCTGGCTCCGGCGCTTGCTTCCCGGCTGGGGGTGCGGGTGGTTCCGTAG
- a CDS encoding aminoglycoside phosphotransferase family protein, translating to MVEIPDGLIEAQVTYNGDAGREFIAALPGRAARFLERWGLRRTGPVMHGVTALVLPVERADGSGAVLKLVAVDEESVGEPVALRAWAGEGCVRLLEHDVDTGTLLLERLDEGRDLAALAREDARQAVVVVGELLARLTAVPAPAGLRGLGGMAAGMLEEVPRALGQLVEARDRRVLKDCAAAVAEVVGEPGDRLLHWDLHYENVLAGRREPWLAIDPKPLAGDPGFDLMPAIVNNFRAGDVRWRFDLLTEVAGLDRERARAWTLGRVLQNCLWDVADGEERLDEDQLTVAEVLMGR from the coding sequence ATGGTCGAGATTCCGGATGGGTTGATCGAGGCGCAGGTTACGTACAACGGGGACGCGGGGCGGGAGTTCATCGCCGCGTTGCCCGGGCGGGCGGCGCGGTTTCTGGAGCGGTGGGGGCTGCGGCGGACCGGGCCGGTGATGCATGGGGTGACGGCGCTGGTGCTGCCGGTGGAGCGGGCCGACGGGAGTGGGGCCGTGCTGAAGCTGGTGGCGGTGGACGAGGAGAGCGTGGGGGAGCCGGTCGCGCTGCGCGCGTGGGCCGGGGAGGGGTGCGTACGGCTGCTGGAGCACGACGTGGACACCGGGACCCTGCTGCTGGAGCGGTTGGACGAGGGGCGGGATCTGGCGGCGCTCGCGCGTGAGGACGCGCGACAGGCGGTGGTGGTGGTCGGGGAGTTGCTGGCGCGGCTGACGGCGGTGCCGGCCCCGGCCGGGTTGCGGGGGCTCGGTGGGATGGCCGCCGGGATGCTGGAGGAGGTGCCGCGGGCGCTGGGGCAGCTGGTGGAGGCTCGGGACAGGCGGGTGTTGAAGGACTGCGCGGCGGCGGTGGCGGAGGTCGTGGGGGAGCCGGGGGACCGGCTGCTGCACTGGGATCTGCACTACGAGAACGTGCTGGCGGGCCGCCGGGAGCCGTGGCTGGCCATCGACCCGAAGCCCTTGGCGGGCGATCCGGGTTTCGATCTGATGCCGGCGATCGTCAACAACTTCCGCGCCGGGGACGTGCGGTGGCGGTTCGACCTGCTGACGGAGGTGGCGGGGCTGGACCGGGAGCGGGCGCGGGCCTGGACGCTGGGGCGGGTGCTCCAGAACTGCCTGTGGGACGTGGCGGACGGGGAAGAGCGCCTGGACGAGGACCAGTTGACGGTCGCCGAGGTGCTCATGGGGCGTTGA
- a CDS encoding response regulator yields MTTILLCDDHVVVRAGLLALLGSEPDIEVLGEAGSGEEAVALAAKLHPDVVLMDLQLGEGIDGVEATRRITALPRPPHVLVLTTYDTDADITRAIGAGATGYLLKAERPEELFTAIHSAAQGRTTLSAPVASRVMAHMRGTRPTLTDRELDILGQLARGLGNRDIARALFISEATVKTHLGRIYDKLGVDTRAGAVSVAKEQRLLP; encoded by the coding sequence ATGACCACGATCCTCCTCTGCGACGACCACGTGGTGGTCCGCGCCGGACTCCTGGCCCTGCTCGGCAGCGAGCCCGACATCGAGGTCCTCGGCGAGGCGGGCAGCGGCGAGGAGGCAGTCGCCCTCGCCGCGAAGCTCCACCCCGACGTGGTCCTGATGGACCTCCAGCTGGGCGAGGGCATCGACGGCGTCGAGGCGACCCGCCGCATCACCGCGCTCCCCCGGCCCCCGCACGTCCTGGTCCTGACCACCTACGACACCGACGCGGACATCACCCGCGCGATCGGCGCCGGCGCCACCGGCTACCTCCTCAAGGCCGAACGCCCGGAAGAACTCTTCACCGCCATCCACTCCGCCGCCCAGGGCCGCACCACCCTGTCCGCGCCGGTGGCCAGCCGGGTCATGGCCCACATGCGCGGCACCCGCCCCACCCTGACCGACCGCGAACTCGACATCCTCGGCCAGCTGGCCCGGGGCCTGGGCAACCGCGACATCGCCCGCGCCCTGTTCATCAGCGAGGCCACCGTCAAGACCCACCTGGGCCGCATCTACGACAAACTCGGCGTCGACACCCGCGCCGGCGCGGTCTCCGTGGCCAAGGAACAGCGGCTCCTGCCCTGA
- a CDS encoding M1 family metallopeptidase, which translates to MELRALSRLAAPAVAALLALTTGCTGETVQGRPGASGLRDPYFPRAGNGGYQVDHYALDLDYDPADGQLHGTAVITARAEQALSSFNLDFSGLDVEGVTVQGEGARYNRTGTELTVRPAEDLEKGEVFRTRVDYSGKPKALADPDGAKEGWVTTKDGAVAVGEPVGSMTWFPGNHHPSDKAAYDITLTVPRGYEAVSNGELRSRTGDADGRTVFAWHSPEPMASYLATAAVGPYKVTTGRTASGIGLYSAVAPGEEAATTGPLARLPEMVDWSAGRFGPYPFATAGAIVVPAGTLTYALETQGRPVYSGAPEDEELVVHELAHQWFGDSVSPKSWKDIWLNEGFATYAEWLWAEDHGGPTAQQHFEAFLAGDTDVDKDAGVDWDAFPPASPPGPEEITAAPVYYRGAMVLHRIRQEVGDEKFFALVRGWAADHRHGNASTAEFTAYAEKRTGQDLKKVWDVWLYGKARPK; encoded by the coding sequence GTGGAACTCCGTGCTCTCTCGCGCCTCGCCGCCCCTGCCGTCGCCGCCCTGCTCGCCCTCACCACGGGGTGTACGGGGGAGACGGTGCAGGGGCGGCCGGGTGCGTCGGGGCTGCGTGATCCGTACTTCCCCCGGGCCGGGAACGGCGGCTACCAGGTCGACCACTACGCGCTGGACCTGGACTACGACCCCGCCGACGGGCAGCTGCACGGTACGGCCGTGATCACGGCTCGCGCCGAGCAGGCGCTCAGCTCCTTCAACCTGGACTTCAGCGGCCTGGACGTCGAGGGCGTGACCGTCCAGGGCGAGGGGGCCCGGTACAACCGGACCGGCACCGAGCTGACCGTGCGCCCCGCCGAGGACCTGGAGAAGGGCGAGGTCTTCCGTACGCGGGTCGACTACAGCGGGAAGCCGAAGGCCCTCGCGGATCCGGACGGTGCCAAGGAGGGCTGGGTCACCACGAAGGACGGTGCGGTCGCCGTCGGTGAGCCGGTCGGTTCGATGACCTGGTTCCCCGGCAACCACCATCCCAGCGACAAGGCCGCGTACGACATCACCCTGACCGTTCCGCGGGGCTACGAGGCGGTGTCGAACGGCGAGTTGCGCTCCCGCACCGGGGACGCGGACGGGCGGACCGTCTTCGCCTGGCACAGTCCGGAGCCGATGGCGAGCTATCTGGCGACCGCCGCCGTCGGGCCGTACAAGGTGACGACCGGGCGGACGGCCTCGGGGATCGGCCTCTACAGCGCCGTGGCGCCCGGGGAGGAGGCCGCGACTACCGGTCCGCTCGCCCGGCTGCCGGAGATGGTGGACTGGAGCGCCGGCCGGTTCGGCCCGTACCCCTTCGCCACGGCGGGTGCGATCGTGGTGCCCGCCGGGACCCTCACCTACGCGCTGGAGACCCAGGGCCGGCCCGTCTACTCCGGCGCGCCCGAGGACGAGGAGCTCGTCGTGCACGAGCTCGCGCACCAGTGGTTCGGCGATTCGGTGTCGCCGAAGTCCTGGAAGGACATCTGGCTCAACGAGGGTTTCGCGACCTACGCCGAGTGGCTGTGGGCCGAGGACCACGGCGGGCCGACGGCGCAGCAGCACTTCGAGGCGTTCCTGGCCGGGGACACGGACGTGGACAAGGACGCCGGGGTCGACTGGGACGCCTTCCCGCCGGCCTCCCCGCCCGGGCCCGAGGAGATCACCGCGGCTCCGGTGTACTACCGCGGCGCGATGGTCCTGCACCGGATCCGCCAGGAGGTGGGCGACGAGAAGTTCTTCGCCCTGGTGCGCGGCTGGGCCGCCGACCACCGCCACGGGAACGCGAGCACGGCCGAGTTCACCGCCTACGCCGAGAAGAGGACGGGGCAGGACCTGAAGAAGGTCTGGGACGTGTGGCTGTACGGGAAGGCCCGGCCGAAGTAG
- a CDS encoding GNAT family N-acetyltransferase — MILQPLVPIDGALPGPVLTEIAALYSTNHAFFELSGDFPDPDRITVEQVAAALAGELAHDSAEVLLARSAGRLVGLAATLAQAPADDDPDPWIGLLLIDATAHREGYGRAVATLVEDRFRAAGRTGVRIAVLDNNPKALAFWQSQGYVTLRKATDRELGRDCTVLRKPLEAP; from the coding sequence GTGATCCTGCAACCGCTCGTCCCCATCGACGGCGCCCTTCCCGGCCCGGTACTCACCGAGATCGCCGCCCTCTACTCGACGAACCACGCGTTCTTCGAACTCAGCGGAGACTTCCCCGACCCGGACCGCATCACGGTCGAACAGGTCGCCGCCGCGCTCGCCGGTGAACTCGCCCACGACAGCGCCGAGGTGCTCCTCGCCCGCTCCGCCGGACGCCTCGTCGGGCTGGCCGCCACCCTCGCGCAGGCACCCGCCGACGACGACCCGGACCCGTGGATCGGCCTGCTGCTCATCGACGCCACCGCCCACCGCGAGGGATACGGCCGCGCCGTGGCCACCCTGGTCGAGGACCGCTTCCGCGCCGCCGGACGCACGGGCGTACGCATCGCCGTACTGGACAACAACCCCAAGGCCCTCGCCTTCTGGCAGTCCCAGGGGTACGTCACCCTGCGCAAGGCCACGGACCGCGAGCTGGGCCGCGACTGCACCGTGCTGCGCAAGCCGCTCGAAGCCCCGTAG
- a CDS encoding zinc-binding dehydrogenase has product MRAIRLHAFGPAENLSYELTDTPVPAPGQVRIAVAAAGVHLLDTSLRQGIQGPPAPLPELPTIPGREVAGTVDALGPGTDPAWLGRTVVVHLGFAPGGYAQYAVADADRLHPVPPGLDPAEAVAMIGTGRTTLGILQFADLGPDSVALIPAAAGGIGTLLVQYAVNAGASVIALAGGPAKTARAAANGAHLALDYTDPGWADAVRAHHPGGATVLFDSVGGETARTALGLLAPGARHLVFGWSGGPLHLTDAERADLDARAITTQSVLGPAMLQRVGAPDPLRVLETRALAEAAAGRLRPALTRYPLAEAATAHRDLETRATTGKVVLEP; this is encoded by the coding sequence ATGCGAGCCATCCGCCTCCACGCCTTCGGCCCCGCCGAGAACCTCTCCTACGAGCTCACCGACACCCCCGTCCCCGCCCCCGGCCAGGTCCGCATCGCCGTCGCCGCCGCAGGCGTCCACCTCCTCGACACCAGCCTCCGCCAAGGCATCCAGGGCCCGCCCGCCCCGCTCCCCGAGCTCCCCACGATCCCCGGCCGCGAGGTCGCCGGCACCGTAGACGCCCTCGGCCCCGGCACCGACCCCGCCTGGCTCGGCCGCACCGTCGTCGTCCACCTCGGCTTCGCCCCCGGCGGCTACGCCCAGTACGCCGTCGCCGACGCCGACCGCCTGCACCCCGTACCGCCCGGCCTCGACCCCGCCGAAGCCGTCGCCATGATCGGCACCGGCCGCACCACCCTCGGGATCCTGCAGTTCGCCGACCTCGGCCCGGACTCGGTCGCCCTGATCCCCGCCGCCGCCGGCGGCATCGGCACCCTCCTCGTCCAGTACGCGGTCAACGCCGGCGCCAGCGTCATCGCCCTCGCCGGCGGCCCCGCCAAAACCGCCCGGGCCGCGGCGAACGGCGCCCACCTCGCCCTCGACTACACCGACCCCGGCTGGGCCGACGCCGTACGCGCCCACCACCCCGGCGGCGCCACCGTCCTCTTCGACTCCGTCGGCGGCGAAACCGCCCGCACCGCCCTCGGCCTCCTCGCCCCCGGCGCCCGGCACCTCGTATTCGGCTGGTCCGGCGGCCCCCTCCACCTCACCGACGCCGAACGCGCCGACCTCGACGCCCGCGCCATCACCACCCAGAGCGTCCTCGGCCCCGCCATGCTCCAGCGCGTCGGCGCCCCCGACCCCCTGCGCGTCCTGGAAACCCGCGCCCTCGCCGAAGCCGCCGCGGGCCGCCTGCGCCCCGCCCTGACCCGCTACCCGCTCGCCGAGGCCGCCACCGCCCACCGCGACCTGGAAACCCGCGCCACCACCGGCAAGGTCGTCCTGGAACCCTGA